TAGAAGTTTACGGCTTCCGTCTAACTGCTGGGGACCCTGATGCATAACAAACACAGCAACAAGAGCGCGTATTTCAGGAATATCTATCAGCGTTTCACCGGCCATGATCATGCAGCGTTCAATAATCTGCTCGATGTCGGAATTCGAAAGGAAACCCAGGTTACGGTAGCTTATGAGTAAACCCCATGCTTCCGCTGTAATGACTTCCGCTTCAACGGCGTGAAGCATCCTGAACGATCCGCAGTCGGCGTGCGAGGTAAGGCTGCCACCACGCTCAATAATCCACGATAGGGCTGCAGAAATTTCACCGTCCGTATAGCCCCTTTCAGATAGCTCGGTGACTTCTACGGTACCAATGGACACAATGGGTTTGCGACTTTCCACAACCCATGCGATGATTTCCATTATGCGTTCAACAGTGTAACGATCGGTCATTGGCATGCAATATACGTATTCTCCAGCGTTTGCATGTGCGTCCGCTGCGAAATTGTTTTGTCGGTATAACCGGCTAAATGCAGGGCTCCGTGTACGGCAAGCCTGCATAATTCGTTTTTGAGTGTGACATTATGGGCTGATGCCTGCCTACGCGCGGTTTCTGCCGAGATGTAGATTTCTCCAAGGATAGGGGGCTCAGGTTCGATGGGGAATGTAATAACGTCAGTCACAGTAGGGTCGTTAAACCATTGCTTGTGCAGCTTTTTGATTTCCCTGTCGGTGACCAGGATGATGTCAATCCTGCCAATTAGCCCTTCGGCCTGCATGACGTTTTGGACGCTGCTGATAATGCAGTCCCTGCCTTTGTATGCGATTCCGGATGCGTTTGTCAGGGTTACCATGTGTTGTGATGCCCGCGGCTTCTGCCGTAAGCAGCCTTCAGTTGTGAAAAATATGCTGTCCCAAAAATACACTCACGCATAATGCGTACATTGCGTGTATGCGAGCACGAGTGACTGGCCTTTTATGTACGATTCTGCTGACCCTGGCGGCAAGTACCGCTACAGCTCAGAAGATGCTCATCCCAATGGATCTTACGCAAACAAATCACCTAAAGGCGTACGGAATTGCGTTTCTGGCACTCACTAAGGACGTGCCGGTTGACTGGTTGCTGAATTACCGGGGCGGCTCTTTTTTGCTGGATGCTCGTACCGAGTTCGAAAATGAATGCAGAATTCGGGGTGTGAGCTTTTCAACCATTGATGGAGCTGCCGCTACAACGATACTGGCAGAAGTTCAGGCCGAGGGCAGCAACACCGAGGTGGTCCGCCTTGAAAAAGCACCACGAATTGCAGTGTATGCTCCACCGGGGTTTCGTCCGTGGGACGATGCCGTTACCATGGTGATGGAATCTGCCGAAGTCAAGTATGATAAACTATGGGACGAAGAGGTGCTGCAGGGAAAGCTTGGTGAATACGACTGGCTGCACCTGCACCACGAAGACTTCACGGGTCAGTATGGCAAGTTCTATGCCAGCGCCGCAGGTCAGTCATGGTACATTCAGCAGGTGGCTCTCCTTGAAAACACAGCCCGAAAACTGGGGTTTTCAAAGGTGAGCGAGTTGAAACATGCCGTGGTTGATAAGATTCGTGAATATGTTGCGGCCGGTGGTTTTATGTTCGCAATGTGTAGCGCTACCGACACCTACGATATTGCTCTGGCTACCGAAGGAGTTGATATTTGCGAGGCAATGTTCGATGGTGACCCCGCCGATCCACAGGCAAATAATAAGCTCGACTTTTCGCGGACGTTTGCGTTCGAAAACTTCTCACTCGAAATGAATCCGTATGAGTATGAGTTCAGTAACATCGATGTTGACATCAACCGGGTTCTTGCAACCGAAAAAACTGATTACTTTACGTTATTCGATTTCTCAGCTAAATACGATCCTGTTCCAACAATGCTCACGCAGTGTCATGTTAATGTTCTTCGTGGTTTCCTCGGACAAACTACTGCATTCCGAAAAGAATACATTAAAAAGAGTGTTACCATTCTGGCTGAACGTGAAGGGACAAACGAAGTGAAGTATATCCACGGTAATGTGGGCAGAGGGACGTTTACGTGGTATGGCGGACATGATCCGGAGGACTACCGTCATGCAGTCGGCGATCCGCCAACCGATTTGTCGCTCCACCCCAATAGTCCGGGATATCGTTTAATCCTAAACAATATCCTGTTTCCTGCTGCAAAAAAAAAGAAGCAGAAGACCTAATCGAACCTGTAACCGGCTATTAATAACGTTTCATAGCTGCCTGCATCCACCACCCGCACTCCGGTTTAAACCCACAGTTCATGTGTTAGTGCGCTGCCAGTGCCTGAGCCCCCTTTACAACAACTTCGTGTGTTGTGTCTAACCCATCACCTTTCACTTCTACGTAACCATTTGCTCTACTACCAACCGTGACTATAACCATCTTGTACCGACCCGGCGAATCTTGTACATACACCCATGATTTCCCTCCGGACTGAATTAGTGCCGATTCGGGAACCGTGAGAGCTTCGTGTGGATCGGTGGCGATGGTTGCCGTTATCGTTCTTCCGGGGCGAAGGGTGGGGTCTAGACTATCAAGATGACCGTGGACCGATACGGTCTTATCGGTACTAATTTCAGATCCAATCAGGTGGATGTGTCCGCTACGCTGGCGTTGCTCACCACTTAACACAACAGTAAAGGTTTGCCCTTGGTGCAGTTGCGGCACATCGCGCTCAAACACTTGCAACTCGGCATGAATATGGCTGGGATCCACCAGTTCGAGCACTTTACCATTTGGCTCTACGGCGGTACCTATGTTTACATTGAGTGTTGTAACGTAACCGCTGAAAGGGGCTGTAAGCGAGATCTGACGTGAGATCCTTTCAGGTGTTAACGTGGTTGCATCTATACCAATCAAAGCAAGACGTTCGGCCAATGCTTTCTTCCTGATTCGTAATACGGATGCCTGAGTTCCGGCCTGTTCCAGGCTCTTACGTGCATTCACGTTATCAGCAGCTAAAGTTTGCTGACGTGTTAAGTCTAGTTCAGCCTGCTCTGTTTGTGCTTTAGTAGTAAGATATTCTTCTTGAAGTGTTATAAACTCCGGGTTTTCCAAGATCACTAATACCTGCCCCTTATGAACTTGTTCACCAGGGATAATAGTAGTCTTTTTTACAATACCTCCAAGTATAGCATGGATGCTGATTAGATTTTGAGGTGGCACTTCTAATATACCGTGGACCAGTAAAGGTGTAAACATCATTTTAAAAGACGGCATAGCCGTTTCGATGCCGGCTGCATGGACCTGTGCCGATGTAAGGTCAATGCCGGAGTTAGTACCAACGGCAGGGCCTGCATGGTCGTGACCATGGTTGTCAGCGGGAGTGTCGTTGTTAGTGCACGAGATGAATAGTACAGCGATTGCTATTGTTAAAATATAATGGCGTATCATTAGTTGCGTCCTGTTAGTAATTCAAGTTGTAACACGGCATCGTTATACTCCAGAATAGAGGATAGCCTGTTAATGTTAATTG
This is a stretch of genomic DNA from Ignavibacteria bacterium. It encodes these proteins:
- a CDS encoding efflux RND transporter periplasmic adaptor subunit, which translates into the protein MIRHYILTIAIAVLFISCTNNDTPADNHGHDHAGPAVGTNSGIDLTSAQVHAAGIETAMPSFKMMFTPLLVHGILEVPPQNLISIHAILGGIVKKTTIIPGEQVHKGQVLVILENPEFITLQEEYLTTKAQTEQAELDLTRQQTLAADNVNARKSLEQAGTQASVLRIRKKALAERLALIGIDATTLTPERISRQISLTAPFSGYVTTLNVNIGTAVEPNGKVLELVDPSHIHAELQVFERDVPQLHQGQTFTVVLSGEQRQRSGHIHLIGSEISTDKTVSVHGHLDSLDPTLRPGRTITATIATDPHEALTVPESALIQSGGKSWVYVQDSPGRYKMVIVTVGSRANGYVEVKGDGLDTTHEVVVKGAQALAAH
- a CDS encoding asparagine synthetase B translates to MRARVTGLLCTILLTLAASTATAQKMLIPMDLTQTNHLKAYGIAFLALTKDVPVDWLLNYRGGSFLLDARTEFENECRIRGVSFSTIDGAAATTILAEVQAEGSNTEVVRLEKAPRIAVYAPPGFRPWDDAVTMVMESAEVKYDKLWDEEVLQGKLGEYDWLHLHHEDFTGQYGKFYASAAGQSWYIQQVALLENTARKLGFSKVSELKHAVVDKIREYVAAGGFMFAMCSATDTYDIALATEGVDICEAMFDGDPADPQANNKLDFSRTFAFENFSLEMNPYEYEFSNIDVDINRVLATEKTDYFTLFDFSAKYDPVPTMLTQCHVNVLRGFLGQTTAFRKEYIKKSVTILAEREGTNEVKYIHGNVGRGTFTWYGGHDPEDYRHAVGDPPTDLSLHPNSPGYRLILNNILFPAAKKKKQKT
- the ybeY gene encoding rRNA maturation RNase YbeY, with amino-acid sequence MVTLTNASGIAYKGRDCIISSVQNVMQAEGLIGRIDIILVTDREIKKLHKQWFNDPTVTDVITFPIEPEPPILGEIYISAETARRQASAHNVTLKNELCRLAVHGALHLAGYTDKTISQRTHMQTLENTYIACQ
- a CDS encoding DUF494 family protein — protein: MTDRYTVERIMEIIAWVVESRKPIVSIGTVEVTELSERGYTDGEISAALSWIIERGGSLTSHADCGSFRMLHAVEAEVITAEAWGLLISYRNLGFLSNSDIEQIIERCMIMAGETLIDIPEIRALVAVFVMHQGPQQLDGSRKLLSGKETVN